A window of the Cannabis sativa cultivar Pink pepper isolate KNU-18-1 chromosome X, ASM2916894v1, whole genome shotgun sequence genome harbors these coding sequences:
- the LOC115712842 gene encoding growth-regulating factor 6: MDFGMVMGSDYGSGAISESGNEFISSLSTSSTDPEMKQRLYGSGKQERSGAASNSSTGLDEFWRSSSKIAKTTEDFSYCKLGMAQLQRQRNASLPVQRSNCTGQQQQMLSFSSPKSETLMADKTSSQNNATLLPCNYPNAFLSAYTRNTGYNSGSLNSNGGTNMHGAITWAKGPFTSSQWMELEQQALIYKYITANVPIPSNLLIPIRKAIDSSGFSHFSGGLLRPNTLGWGSYHLGFSNNADPEPGRCRRTDGKKWRCSRDAVADQKYCERHMNRGRHRSRKPVEGQTAAKTSKAVPLASSSPSSTSVAVSGAAGSSNNSLTISNQHLLQQQNTSATTHLNRMEQQKTSSGLSLYSKDQNAFLTQSFGLATSDSLPQNQQHSLRHFIDDWPKSQQTNREALSWPEIDMQTDRTQLSISMPLASSDHYISSSSSPEKTSLSMSLGVGAEEQQVGNRNWIPIAWENSLMGGPLGEVLHHSNNNKNGSVVECKNSSSSSSSVLNLMTQGWDNSPPMGSSSPTGVLQKTAFGSLSNSSAGSSPRGENNKSLD, encoded by the exons atggaTTTTGGAATGGTAATGGGGTCGGATTACGGGTCTGGTGCGATTTCAGAATCAGGAAATGAGTTTATTAGTTCATTATCTACTTCTTCTACAGATCCTGAAATGAAACAGAGGTTGTACGGATCTGGTAAGCAGGAGAGATCTGGTGCGGCCAGTAATAGTAGTACCGGTCTGGATGAGTTCTGGCGTAGTAGCTCCAAAATTGCTAAGACAACTGAAGATTTCTCATACTGCAAATTAGGAATGGCGCAGCTTCAGAGGCAGAGAAACGCTTCTTTACCAGTACAGAGATCTAATTGTACTGGTCAGCAGCAACAAATGTTAAGCTTTTCTTCTCCCAAATCAGAAACTTTAATGGCGGACAAGACCTCATCTCAGAATAATGCTACATTGTTGCCTTGTAACTATCCCAACGCTTTCTTATCTGCTTACACTAGAAACACAG GGTATAACTCCGGGAGCTTGAATTCGAACGGTGGTACCAATATGCATGGGGCCATAACATGGGCAAAAGGTCCATTCACTTCATCTCAATGGATGGAGTTGGAGCAACAAGCTTTGATCTACAAATACATTACTGCAAATGTCCCCATTCCGTCTAATCTTCTCATCCCAATAAGAAAAGCCATTGACTCGTCTGGTTTCTCTCACTTTTCAGGTGGACTTCTGAGGCCCAATACAT TGGGATGGGGTTCTTACCATCTTGGGTTCTCCAACAATGCCGATCCGGAGCCAGGAAGGTGTCGTAGGACAGATGGGAAGAAATGGCGGTGCTCAAGAGACGCAGTTGCAGACCAGAAATATTGCGAGCGGCATATGAACAGAGGCCGTCATCGTTCAAGAAAGCCTGTGGAAGGTCAAACTGCCGCCAAGACGTCAAAGGCAGTGCCTTTAGCTTCTTCGTCACCCTCATCCACCTCTGTTGCTGTATCGGGCGCCGCCGGCTCTTCCAACAACAGCCTCACCATTTCGAACCAGCATCTacttcaacaacaaaacactTCAGCTACAACCCACCTAAACAG GATGGAACAACAGAAAACTTCTTCAGGTCTCTCTCTGTACTCTAAAGATCAGAATGCGTTCTTGACTCAGTCTTTCGGACTGGCAACTTCTGACTCTCTCCCCCAAAACCAACAGCATTCCCTCCGCCATTTCATCGACGATTGGCCTAAATCACAGCAGACCAACCGAGAAGCCCTTTCGTGGCCGGAAATAGACATGCAGACGGACCGCACCCAGTTGTCCATTTCCATGCCGCTGGCGTCGTCAGACCACTACATCTCCTCATCTTCGTCGCCTGAAAAGACCAGCCTGTCAATGAGTTTGGGAGTCGGAGCGGAAGAGCAGCAAGTGGGGAATCGGAATTGGATTCCGATTGCATGGGAAAACTCATTGATGGGGGGTCCACTAGGGGAGGTACTCCACCActccaacaacaacaaaaacggGTCTGTTGTTGAGTGTAAGAACTCGTCGTCGTCCTCCTCGTCGGTGCTTAATCTGATGACTCAAGGATGGGACAATAGTCCTCCAATGGGGTCATCATCTCCTACAGGGGTCCTACAGAAGACAGCGTTTGGATCATTGTCAAATAGCAGCGCGGGGAGCAGTCCAAGAGGTGAGAATAACAAATCTCTTGACTAG